From a region of the Synechococcus sp. PCC 7502 genome:
- a CDS encoding transposase, whose amino-acid sequence MNSQKKSKWTTLIIIDSQAVKNTCNASIESKGFCSYKATNGIKRHLAVDTLGFPFFTYLTRANVSDDQGLIEMLTINIDYFKSKPDDITLTTILLDSGYHIEKLIQELEKIYPEIMTKIRFEISPKVSKQQKAEKGLSGFVVVPTRWVIERSNAWVERCKILVKNFERTLVNATAKLNLCFIRLMLKRIATHEI is encoded by the coding sequence GTGAACAGTCAAAAAAAATCAAAATGGACAACTTTAATCATCATTGACTCACAAGCAGTGAAAAATACTTGTAATGCAAGTATAGAATCCAAGGGCTTCTGCTCCTACAAAGCAACTAACGGGATCAAAAGACATTTAGCCGTTGACACTCTGGGATTTCCTTTCTTTACCTATTTAACAAGAGCAAATGTATCAGATGACCAAGGACTGATTGAGATGTTAACGATTAACATTGATTACTTCAAATCGAAACCAGATGACATTACGCTAACTACGATATTGCTGGATAGTGGTTATCATATCGAGAAACTGATCCAAGAACTAGAGAAGATATATCCTGAGATTATGACTAAGATTAGGTTTGAAATTTCTCCTAAGGTATCAAAGCAACAGAAGGCAGAAAAAGGTCTGTCTGGGTTTGTAGTTGTGCCGACAAGGTGGGTAATTGAAAGGTCAAATGCTTGGGTTGAAAGATGCAAAATCTTAGTTAAGAACTTTGAGAGAACTCTCGTTAATGCTACAGCTAAACTCAATCTTTGCTTTATTCGTTTGATGCTAAAAAGAATTGCTACTCATGAGATATGA
- a CDS encoding transposase yields the protein MLNPYSSSLTDKEWEIIEPLLPKKKQTRPPTWTKRQILDGILYQLKNGCNWRDMPRDLPPFSTVYRYYKEWKDTGTFTAIMETLHSTAREQSKKIKMDNFNHH from the coding sequence ATGCTAAATCCATACTCAAGTAGCCTAACAGATAAAGAATGGGAAATTATAGAACCATTGCTCCCAAAGAAAAAGCAAACTAGACCGCCAACTTGGACAAAAAGACAAATTTTAGACGGCATACTCTACCAACTCAAAAACGGTTGTAATTGGCGAGATATGCCCCGAGACTTACCACCATTCTCTACAGTCTATCGATACTACAAGGAGTGGAAAGATACAGGTACATTTACTGCGATTATGGAAACCTTGCATTCAACAGCCCGTGAACAGTCAAAAAAAATCAAAATGGACAACTTTAATCATCATTGA
- a CDS encoding class I SAM-dependent DNA methyltransferase, which translates to MAANTTDLEKRLWEAADELRANSKLKSSEYSVPVLGLIFLRYADWKFSKVEEELKSKGTGRRAITKTDYQAKGVMYLSDTARFSRLQALPEGENTGKAINEAMRAIELDNPALNNVLPKNYNQLENNLLVELLKKFSSIDMGTDLEGDAFGKIYEYFLGKFARSEGQKGGEFFTPTSVVKLIVEIIEPFHGRIFDPACGSGGMFVQSALFVERHKKEANKEISIYGQEKVGETVRLCHMNLAVHGLSGDIKEGNSYYDDIHDSLGKFDFVMANPPFNVDKVDKDRIESAPRLKAFGMPRADNANYLWIHYFYSSLSPKGRAGFVMANSASDARGSELEIRKKLIQSGSVDVMVAVGSNFFYTVTLPCTLWFLDKGKTGTIRKNKVLFIEPVSYLL; encoded by the coding sequence ATGGCTGCTAATACAACTGATTTAGAGAAACGACTATGGGAAGCAGCAGATGAACTAAGAGCAAACTCTAAACTAAAGTCATCAGAATACTCTGTACCTGTCTTAGGGCTTATTTTCCTACGCTACGCTGACTGGAAATTTTCTAAGGTAGAAGAAGAGCTAAAAAGTAAAGGTACTGGTAGAAGAGCAATTACTAAAACGGACTATCAAGCTAAAGGGGTTATGTACCTATCTGATACTGCAAGGTTCTCTAGGCTGCAAGCTTTGCCAGAAGGTGAAAACACAGGTAAAGCCATCAATGAGGCAATGAGAGCGATTGAACTTGATAATCCTGCTCTAAATAATGTCCTACCGAAAAATTACAATCAGCTAGAAAACAACTTGTTAGTTGAGCTTCTGAAGAAGTTTAGCAGCATTGATATGGGGACTGACTTAGAAGGTGATGCTTTTGGGAAAATCTATGAATATTTTCTAGGCAAGTTTGCTAGGAGTGAAGGGCAAAAGGGGGGAGAGTTTTTTACGCCTACCTCAGTGGTAAAACTAATAGTAGAAATCATCGAGCCTTTTCACGGTCGTATTTTTGACCCTGCTTGTGGTTCGGGGGGTATGTTTGTCCAAAGTGCTTTGTTTGTCGAAAGGCATAAGAAGGAAGCTAATAAAGAAATTAGTATCTACGGTCAAGAAAAGGTAGGTGAGACGGTTCGTCTTTGTCACATGAACCTAGCCGTACATGGCTTATCTGGCGACATCAAGGAAGGTAACAGCTATTACGACGATATTCACGACAGTCTAGGCAAGTTTGACTTTGTGATGGCAAATCCACCGTTTAATGTGGATAAGGTTGATAAGGATAGAATCGAGAGTGCCCCAAGACTTAAAGCGTTTGGAATGCCAAGGGCTGATAATGCTAACTATCTATGGATTCATTATTTCTATAGCTCTTTGAGTCCAAAAGGTCGGGCTGGGTTTGTCATGGCTAATTCGGCTAGTGATGCAAGAGGTTCTGAGCTAGAGATTCGTAAAAAGTTGATTCAGTCTGGTTCTGTCGATGTGATGGTTGCTGTTGGCTCTAATTTTTTCTATACAGTGACTCTTCCGTGTACATTATGGTTTTTGGATAAAGGGAAAACTGGAACTATCAGAAAAAATAAGGTTTTGTTTATAGAGCCTGTTTCATATCTATTATGA